In one Vibrio sp. VB16 genomic region, the following are encoded:
- a CDS encoding ABC transporter ATP-binding protein — translation MANITLKKVIKRFGDVQTIHGIDLEIESGEFVVFVGPSGCGKSTLLRLIAGLEEITEGEISIDNILVNDVDPADRGVAMVFQSYALYPHMTVEDNMGFGLKMNGVPKEQIEKQVNIAAKTLQLDHLRKRKPKELSGGQRQRVAIGRAIVRDPKVFLFDEPLSNLDAELRVEMRLQIAKLHQELENTMVYVTHDQIEAMTLADKIVVLRDGRIEQVGSPLDLYHRPGNLFVAGFIGSPRMNFVPTTVTEVTAENITLKANDDTEFVVPFTKKPLTVGDAIIFGIRPEHLLINEEADIKLTFQSEVVERLGNSTYMFGQSSGMDGFKVHLPGDQEVKSFQQIALSCAASDVHLFDADEICITSN, via the coding sequence AAAGTGGCGAGTTTGTTGTATTTGTTGGGCCATCAGGTTGTGGCAAGTCAACGCTACTACGCCTTATCGCTGGTTTGGAAGAAATAACTGAGGGTGAAATTAGCATCGATAATATTCTCGTTAACGATGTGGATCCTGCAGATCGTGGCGTAGCAATGGTGTTCCAATCATACGCTCTTTATCCTCATATGACCGTTGAAGACAACATGGGTTTCGGTTTGAAGATGAATGGTGTGCCGAAGGAACAGATCGAGAAGCAAGTTAATATTGCGGCGAAAACGCTTCAACTCGATCACCTACGTAAGCGTAAACCTAAAGAGCTGTCTGGAGGCCAACGTCAACGTGTTGCGATTGGTCGAGCAATAGTACGAGATCCTAAAGTCTTCCTATTCGATGAACCCCTGTCTAACCTTGATGCTGAGTTGCGTGTAGAGATGCGTCTACAGATAGCAAAACTTCACCAAGAACTCGAAAATACCATGGTCTATGTGACACATGACCAGATAGAAGCAATGACACTAGCAGACAAGATTGTTGTGTTAAGGGATGGTCGTATCGAGCAAGTAGGTTCACCACTAGACCTGTATCACCGCCCAGGTAACCTCTTTGTTGCGGGATTCATCGGCTCCCCTAGAATGAACTTCGTACCAACAACAGTAACCGAAGTAACAGCGGAAAACATAACGCTAAAAGCAAATGATGATACTGAGTTTGTTGTGCCTTTCACCAAGAAGCCGCTGACCGTTGGTGATGCCATCATCTTTGGTATTCGCCCAGAGCACCTACTCATTAACGAAGAGGCAGATATTAAGTTGACCTTCCAAAGTGAAGTGGTAGAACGTTTAGGCAACAGTACTTATATGTTTGGTCAATCTTCTGGTATGGACGGATTCAAGGTTCATCTGCCTGGCGATCAAGAAGTGAAAAGTTTCCAACAGATTGCATTAAGCTGTGCAGCATCTGATGTGCACTTATTTGACGCTGACGAAATTTGTATCACGAGTAACTAG
- a CDS encoding OmpA family protein gives MSKNNKNTTLAFLVMVSSALITSTVYANEQVNNEIKYFCSKLDINTEQTVSIGKIRQVNLNRGSFSLVESQSDFQVTLEMISSELTNMGVDPECAEYLMTHSRLQGYEQGNVMARVYFDFDKFNLTDESKYILGAVANVVKQNPSELILEGHTDNTGSKDYNFALGLKRSEATQNYLLSRGAEGDNFVIASKGEGEPIADNKTSDGRKKNRRVDIVDESPVN, from the coding sequence ATGAGCAAAAATAATAAAAATACCACCCTAGCTTTTCTTGTTATGGTATCGAGCGCATTAATTACAAGTACTGTCTACGCGAATGAGCAAGTGAATAATGAGATAAAGTATTTTTGTTCTAAATTAGATATAAATACAGAACAAACAGTCTCTATTGGTAAAATCCGCCAAGTTAACTTAAATAGGGGATCATTTTCTCTCGTTGAATCCCAAAGTGATTTTCAAGTGACTTTAGAAATGATTTCTAGTGAATTAACCAACATGGGTGTTGATCCAGAATGCGCCGAATACCTAATGACACACAGCCGCTTGCAGGGTTACGAGCAGGGCAACGTGATGGCACGTGTCTATTTTGACTTTGATAAGTTTAACCTTACTGATGAGTCGAAATACATACTTGGTGCCGTGGCGAATGTGGTCAAGCAAAACCCATCTGAACTTATTTTAGAAGGACATACCGATAATACGGGCTCGAAGGACTATAATTTTGCCTTAGGTTTGAAACGTTCAGAAGCGACTCAAAATTATCTGCTTAGTCGTGGAGCTGAAGGTGATAACTTTGTTATTGCTTCGAAAGGTGAGGGCGAACCTATCGCTGATAATAAAACGTCAGATGGTCGTAAGAAGAATAGACGTGTCGATATTGTCGATGAGTCGCCGGTAAACTAA
- a CDS encoding TadE/TadG family type IV pilus assembly protein: MRPIQKQKGAAALMFILVLVPMLGFFTIGTDGALMMQNDARLNDALEAASLAVSAANDPNDDDDDGVDDGKFGIGSSFNQTLAKAYISEYMNKDLKSISSVKIAKLTCEDIPECVAGIEKGEPRFFEYQVTATTNHDVVFGTEYSNVDSYKITSNGKSRKYQNHAVDIVFVSDFSGSMRSSWNGGSRKKYLDLVDVIDEVTVELAKFNGLVNMDDNTVGYVGFNRYTRRFVSSTKLSRSKYIWFGNRERWITRGTTVIELCVYNQLYGSNWTKAVNNIFVEKSCRSTRKRLVLGKEYNSDGDDAYFYDVELTSDFSAFNNTISSFSPDSGTSSYQGLIRGAQIVAKGDNPRRLIIVLSDGDDNSSSTTSSLVNAGMCSTIRDTLDAKVTSSGDDVTSKIAVIGFDYNVSGNTALQTCAGTDNVFKAQNTNDILNKILELISEEIGHLK, encoded by the coding sequence ATGCGTCCTATACAAAAACAAAAAGGTGCCGCTGCTCTAATGTTCATACTGGTATTGGTCCCAATGTTGGGATTCTTTACCATAGGAACGGATGGCGCTTTAATGATGCAGAATGATGCGCGCCTTAACGATGCGTTGGAGGCCGCGAGCCTAGCCGTCTCCGCCGCCAATGATCCGAACGATGATGATGATGATGGTGTCGATGATGGAAAGTTCGGAATAGGCAGTAGTTTTAACCAAACTTTAGCCAAAGCCTATATTTCGGAGTACATGAATAAGGATCTGAAAAGTATTTCATCGGTGAAAATTGCCAAATTGACCTGTGAGGATATTCCAGAATGTGTCGCTGGGATAGAAAAAGGCGAACCTAGATTTTTTGAATACCAAGTTACTGCAACAACCAATCACGATGTGGTCTTTGGTACCGAGTATAGCAATGTAGATAGCTATAAAATTACATCTAATGGGAAATCACGTAAATATCAAAATCATGCTGTTGATATCGTTTTTGTATCCGATTTTTCAGGTTCTATGCGTAGTTCTTGGAATGGTGGTTCAAGGAAAAAATATTTGGATCTGGTAGATGTTATTGATGAAGTAACCGTTGAGCTTGCAAAATTCAATGGTCTGGTCAACATGGACGATAATACTGTCGGTTATGTTGGGTTCAATCGTTATACTCGAAGGTTTGTGTCATCTACAAAACTTTCAAGAAGTAAATATATATGGTTTGGTAACAGAGAACGCTGGATAACTCGTGGAACCACTGTTATTGAGTTGTGTGTATACAATCAACTTTATGGAAGTAACTGGACTAAGGCTGTCAATAACATATTTGTTGAAAAATCATGTCGTTCTACAAGGAAACGTTTGGTTTTGGGGAAAGAATATAACAGTGATGGCGATGATGCCTATTTTTATGATGTTGAATTGACCTCTGATTTTTCAGCATTTAATAACACGATTTCTTCGTTTTCTCCAGATTCTGGCACCTCATCATATCAAGGCTTGATACGAGGTGCTCAGATCGTGGCAAAAGGCGATAATCCTCGTAGATTGATCATAGTGTTGTCAGATGGTGATGATAATAGTTCATCGACAACCTCAAGCTTAGTTAACGCAGGAATGTGCAGTACTATCCGGGACACGCTCGATGCGAAAGTAACGTCCAGCGGAGATGATGTGACATCTAAAATCGCCGTCATTGGTTTTGATTATAATGTAAGTGGTAATACTGCGCTTCAGACGTGTGCTGGGACGGACAATGTATTTAAAGCGCAAAATACGAATGATATTTTAAACAAAATATTAGAGTTAATTAGTGAAGAAATCGGACATCTAAAATAA
- the tadF gene encoding tight adherence pilus pseudopilin TadF, with product MKELHSKFRAKQKGTFAIELAMVSLVFVMMLMFAGDVVTKISMKGKLDRLSFSAASVAKERTQLYSEDYTMSNQQINDIYKIMAKSLKRTYTNYKEADFGMLYEEQTYSESGAKNALVTWNTIGGITCSVPESLSQIENKLAVTTSWGRKSTMYRVTLCYETENWLIGFALGSGFTRVNSSSVILGR from the coding sequence ATGAAAGAACTGCATTCCAAATTTAGAGCCAAGCAGAAGGGCACCTTTGCCATAGAACTTGCTATGGTTTCTCTGGTCTTTGTCATGATGTTGATGTTTGCTGGTGACGTAGTAACAAAAATATCAATGAAAGGTAAGCTTGACCGACTCTCGTTTTCAGCAGCAAGTGTGGCTAAAGAGCGTACTCAGCTGTACAGCGAAGATTACACGATGTCTAATCAACAGATTAACGATATCTATAAGATTATGGCTAAATCCCTTAAGCGAACATATACCAATTATAAAGAAGCAGATTTCGGCATGTTGTATGAGGAGCAAACATATTCTGAGTCGGGGGCTAAGAATGCCCTTGTAACTTGGAATACAATAGGTGGAATTACGTGCAGTGTGCCTGAGAGTTTGTCCCAAATTGAAAATAAACTTGCCGTCACTACTTCTTGGGGACGTAAGAGTACTATGTATCGGGTAACTTTATGCTATGAAACAGAGAATTGGCTCATTGGTTTCGCATTGGGAAGTGGATTTACTCGAGTAAACTCTAGCTCAGTGATATTAGGTAGGTAA
- a CDS encoding TadE/TadG family type IV pilus assembly protein, giving the protein MIRRIRRKQNGVVAIEFAIGFGAFLLMMAAWMEISYMGYISAMGDLAVSEAARASKKETEDYIDTFKATLTKSDSVWSKFVDTSKIRASVQYAKSLDDLYDIEDTCLPASNGGITTCGSETDSAVAIYYVDYEFDGIFTVFFDQKTIFSREIIVIQEYERTAFQI; this is encoded by the coding sequence ATGATTCGGAGAATTAGAAGAAAACAAAATGGTGTTGTTGCAATAGAGTTTGCTATAGGGTTCGGTGCTTTTTTGTTGATGATGGCCGCATGGATGGAGATCAGCTATATGGGTTATATATCTGCTATGGGTGATTTGGCGGTATCTGAAGCGGCTAGAGCATCTAAAAAAGAAACGGAAGATTATATAGACACCTTTAAAGCTACTTTGACAAAAAGTGATAGTGTTTGGAGCAAGTTTGTTGATACATCTAAAATTCGAGCGAGTGTTCAATACGCAAAGAGTTTGGATGACCTATATGACATAGAAGACACGTGCTTGCCTGCCTCTAATGGTGGTATTACAACGTGCGGCTCTGAAACAGATAGTGCCGTTGCCATCTATTACGTTGATTATGAATTCGACGGTATTTTTACTGTGTTTTTTGATCAAAAAACGATATTTAGCCGTGAGATTATTGTGATACAAGAATATGAAAGAACTGCATTCCAAATTTAG
- a CDS encoding type II secretion system F family protein: protein MELLENKQFYLVLSIWFLAVGIATIAYVLYEQVKRSNQLSKIGLSEKEHKTEKRKKGLESLGKKISNLVAASDTEIENKFIAAGVYNTRLAYLFVPIKYLLLVVGVALAITLGLHFQLEPSRYLVWSLIWGVVAIIVPDGYLAIRTNNIKRKLSSQLPYLLDMMGVCVQTGMTIESSMTYLAKEMVGFDIDMAHMLKRTNERAQIVGLEKAIEELYIRIPTAEFRSFVMTLSQSLRYGSSIYEVLTRLATDIREIQMLGLEEKIGKLSAKMSVPLILFIMFPIVILTAAPGVMRMM from the coding sequence ATGGAGCTACTAGAGAACAAACAATTCTATCTAGTCCTGTCGATCTGGTTTCTGGCGGTCGGCATTGCCACTATCGCTTATGTGCTATACGAGCAAGTAAAGAGAAGCAATCAACTTAGTAAAATTGGCCTATCTGAAAAAGAACATAAAACAGAAAAAAGAAAAAAAGGGTTAGAGTCATTAGGTAAAAAAATATCTAATCTCGTTGCCGCCTCTGACACTGAAATAGAGAATAAATTTATAGCTGCGGGGGTCTATAATACGAGACTTGCTTACTTATTTGTCCCTATTAAATACCTGTTACTAGTGGTTGGTGTAGCATTGGCAATTACTCTGGGGCTACATTTTCAACTTGAACCGTCCCGGTATCTAGTATGGTCGCTTATATGGGGAGTAGTTGCCATTATAGTTCCTGATGGATATTTAGCGATTCGAACAAACAACATAAAAAGAAAGCTCTCCAGTCAGCTCCCTTATCTTCTGGATATGATGGGTGTCTGTGTTCAAACGGGCATGACAATAGAGTCTTCAATGACTTACCTTGCTAAAGAAATGGTTGGCTTCGATATAGATATGGCGCATATGCTGAAACGAACCAATGAGAGGGCTCAGATAGTCGGCCTGGAGAAGGCAATAGAGGAGCTTTACATTCGAATACCTACGGCGGAGTTTCGTAGTTTTGTGATGACGTTAAGCCAAAGCCTCCGATACGGTTCATCTATCTATGAAGTTTTAACACGATTGGCTACGGATATTCGTGAGATACAGATGCTGGGCCTCGAAGAAAAAATAGGCAAATTGTCTGCAAAAATGTCCGTGCCATTGATACTTTTTATCATGTTTCCTATTGTAATTTTAACGGCTGCACCTGGCGTGATGAGGATGATGTAA
- a CDS encoding type II secretion system F family protein yields MIYLFLVILGVVLIVFSLATDRKKNNYLEEYNKTIHVYSLSGDDDAVDFNTLSDRTLWQRVQDRVSNLKKQIGALASIKIILFVAVLLFAGNEINQRFLRGNLILIEVITVIIGLLFAYSWLQKRERTQFEEAFPDALNILASAVSSGESIMHAIMYVGKNLDGDVGAEFKVMGDRLQMGEAPDEVFRKSCKRFPYPSFYFFVITLRANMHRGGQLKDVITRLNRLMFDARAIDKKKSALTSEARISAKIVASIPFLFLLLMQYVSPLNYEFVMFSEEGRPILYYVLISEAIGMTIIAALLKGVR; encoded by the coding sequence ATGATATATCTATTTTTGGTTATTTTGGGTGTTGTCCTCATCGTTTTCTCTCTTGCTACAGATAGAAAAAAAAATAACTATTTAGAAGAATACAATAAAACGATCCACGTTTATTCTCTAAGTGGAGATGATGATGCGGTCGATTTTAATACCCTATCGGACAGAACTCTTTGGCAGAGGGTTCAGGATAGAGTAAGTAATCTTAAGAAGCAAATAGGTGCACTCGCATCCATTAAAATAATCTTATTCGTGGCTGTATTACTCTTTGCAGGTAATGAGATTAATCAACGTTTTTTACGCGGTAACCTTATTCTAATAGAGGTTATTACCGTCATTATTGGTTTGCTATTTGCCTATTCATGGCTACAGAAACGAGAGCGAACACAGTTTGAAGAAGCTTTTCCAGATGCATTGAATATATTGGCAAGTGCCGTCTCCTCTGGTGAAAGTATTATGCATGCCATTATGTATGTTGGCAAAAATCTAGACGGAGATGTAGGTGCCGAGTTTAAGGTCATGGGTGATCGCTTACAGATGGGGGAAGCTCCGGACGAAGTGTTCAGGAAATCATGTAAACGCTTTCCATATCCTTCCTTCTATTTTTTTGTAATAACACTTAGAGCAAATATGCATCGTGGAGGGCAGCTGAAAGATGTTATCACGCGACTAAATAGACTCATGTTTGATGCCAGAGCCATCGATAAGAAAAAATCCGCCCTTACCTCAGAAGCTCGAATTTCAGCTAAAATTGTCGCATCGATACCATTTCTGTTCTTGTTACTTATGCAGTATGTCAGTCCGTTGAACTACGAATTCGTTATGTTTAGTGAGGAAGGAAGGCCGATTTTATACTACGTCCTAATTAGTGAAGCGATTGGTATGACAATTATTGCCGCTTTGCTCAAAGGAGTAAGATGA